One region of Oncorhynchus mykiss isolate Arlee chromosome 8, USDA_OmykA_1.1, whole genome shotgun sequence genomic DNA includes:
- the LOC110529251 gene encoding transcription factor 21, with protein sequence MSSLLGLEEEEEEDTQRGARSPQSPAVLVRPVPHSAEATRPNRQPNMSTGSLSDFDDEVLDGILKFGSSGKDSGTSNESTEESSNCEGGSANDKAAAGKKRKTAYSRKKEPNSVAHEGCGKPVQRNAANARERARMRVLSKAFSRLKMTLPWVPPDTKLSKLDTLRLASSYIAHLRQILANDKYENGYNHPVNLTWPFMVAGKPENDLKEMLNTTRLCGTTAS encoded by the exons ATGAGCAGCCTGTTGggtctagaggaggaggaggaggaggacacacaACGGGGAGCTCGCTCACCCCAGTCTCCGGCAGTCTTAGTCCGTCCCGTGCCACACTCTGCTGAGGCCACGCGCCCCAACCGACAACCGAACATGTCCACCGGGTCGCTTAGCGACTTCGACGACGAGGTCCTGGACGGCATCCTGAAGTTCGGCTCTTCCGGTAAAGACTCTGGTACGTCGAACGAGAGCACAGAGGAGAGCTCGAACTGCGAGGGCGGCTCGGCCAACGATAAAGCTGCAGCGGGAAAGAAACGGAAAACAGCGTACAGTAGGAAGAAGGAGCCGAACAGTGTGGCCCACGAGGGGTGCGGCAAACCTGTGCAGAGGAACGCAGCCAACGCACGAGAGCGAGCGAGGATGCGCGTGCTGTCAAAAGCGTTCTCCCGGTTGAAGATGACATTACCGTGGGTCCCACCGGACACCAAGCTCTCCAAACTGGACACGCTGCGCCTTGCCTCGAGCTACATCGCCCATCTACGGCAGATCCTTGCCAACGACAAATACGAGAACGGTTATAATCACCCCGTGAACCTG ACGTGGCCCTTCATGGTCGCCGGTAAACCCGAGAACGATTTGAAAGAGATGCTCAACACCACCCGGTTGTGTGGAACAACTGCCTCGTGA